DNA sequence from the Candidatus Poribacteria bacterium genome:
ACATCAAGCGTGATGAGGTAGTTTGTCAATCCTAAAGCGACACCGAGAATAATGAGAATCGCGCCGACAAGCAACGTGCTTTCTTTGACAATGCGCGGCAAAACTCTCAACGAAATAGAACGATGGATGCCAAACTCCACGATACACGCATAGATGGCTGTTAGCGCAGCCGCTTCGTCGAGCGTAACGATACCCGATAAGATGCCTCCTAATACAATAAACGGCAGCAGCATCTCCCACTTCGCGTCCCAGAGTGTTCGCAGAAAAACTCTCCAATCAAATGGAGTTGTCTCAGTCCGTTTGAAGAGACTCCACCCACAACTATAGAAGCTTAGGATAGCCAGAATCAGGATCCCGGGGAGAATACCCGCAAGGAACATCCTGTCGATACGAACTTGGGCGATAATCGCATAAAGAATAAGGGGGACACTCGGCGGAAACAACAGCCCGATACTCCCAGAAGCCGTCACCAAGCCAAGCGAAAACTTTTCGTTATACGTCTGCCGTAGAATCGGATAGAGCAATCCACCGAGAGCAATAATCGTTATACCGGATGCACCTGTGAAAGTTGTAAAGAACGCACAGGTAAAGAGCACGACGACAGCAATACCACCCGGCAACCAACCAACACTCGCACGTGCAAACGCCACCAATCGTTGTGGTGCTTTCCCTTCAGCAACTATATACCCCGCAAATGTAAAGAGCGGGATAATCAGTATCGTCGAGTTCCGTGTGAGTCGGTTGAAATCGATTAGAATTGTTGAAATCGGTTCGCCTGCTGTAGCGTATCCAATAATTGAGGCACCACCAAGCAAGACGAAAAGTGCACCCCCGAAAAGCGCGAACCCCACCAACCCAATGCCGATTATTAATCCCATTAATCCGATTCTCCTGCGACAATGTTTGGTGTCTGTTCACCACCCATTAAATGGATACCAATTTGGAGGAATAGATGGATGCCGATGAGAACAAAACCGTAGGGGATAATAGCCTTCGCCCACCATAGCGGAACACTTCCGATTAACACAGCATCGCTTAATTGTTCATCATGGAGAAAAATAAAGCCGTAATGTGCCAGAATTCCAACGACGATCAAGGCGAGGCAATCAACGACAAGGTTGCTCCAGCGCGTAATATTTTCGGGCAGGATTCGGCTGAGCACATCAATGCTGATGTGCCTTCTTTCGCAAGTAGCAAGTGCAGCGCCCAACAGGCAGAGCCAAAGGGTGAGGTGCTGCAGCATTATATCGCTCCACAAGAGGCTTGCGCTGAACACGTAACGCATGACGATTTTGAGGATCGCGAGTCCTAACATCATTGCGATAATAAGACACAGCAAACCGGTTTCGATCTTACCTAAGGTGGTGTTAATGTTCTGGAAGAAAGTTTCTAATTTATGATTCATTTGCGAGTACTTGGATTCCAGCCGCTGGCAGGACAGCGACCTTCGCTTGCGCCGGGAGGCTTTCTGCAAACAAAGCAATCAACTGCTCCAGATCTCGGAAAAGGAGCGCGCCGGGATGTTTCTTGTAAAAATCATCTACCAAGAAATGTTCTGACCAGACGTGCAACTGATCTTGAGTGCCGAGTTGTGGTGCTGGCAGTTCAGGTTGTGTCCGTTCCTCTTTCTGCTGTACGAAGCGAGCATAATCAATCTGTTCAAACAACCCGTGGTAGCAGATGCCATCGCTTGCCGGGTTGAGTGCCATCCTGTGTGCCTTCTCAAAATGCGATAGTGCCCACATTGCCTTGCCCGTTTGGATTGGGTCGCTATCAAGCGGATAGCAGTTAAGCACAACCAGATCGGTCTCTTTTTGGCTTGCCTCCGGTATCACTGTGCCGTAAGTGTCCAAAGCGAAGTACGCGCCCTTGCGGTGCGCCTGCACAAAATCGCCCACAAACAGCCCACATATTTCCCGACGACTATTGAGCACAACATTAGCGATGACGTCAAGACCGAGGACACCTGCTACCGACTCGGAGAAATCGCGATGATCCGGTTCACTCCCTTTTCTTTCAATCACAGCGTGTCCGCGTCCCGGCGAAAAGGTGTGGAAATAGAACATCGTCGCGAAACCAGAAATTCCGGGTACAACTAATTTCGCACCACCACCGAAACCGACAGAACCGTGTGGGTAGATACCCCCCAAACAAATCTTGAAATCCGAATCTGCAACCACACGATTCAGATAGATCGGCATACCGTTATCAAGGTTTCCCAAGGCACGTAGATCACCACTCATAAAGTCGTGGCTTGTCGCTTCATATTCAGACGCAATATCCGCGCCGATCTTTTTAGCGACCTCTTCATCGGTGAGCGGACGGTGTGAACCACCACCAACAACAAATCGGATCTCGGATTTTGGGACACCCGCTGACGCTAACTCACGCAGAAGGAACGGAATAACGCTCGCAGCAGGTGTCGGACGGCTCAAGTCATCCACGATGATAGCGGCACTCTTTTTACCTTTCGCCAATTCCGAAATTCGGGGAGTGCCGATCGGTTCAGCAAATGCGCGTTCAATTTGGACATCAGAAAGCGCAGGCGCATCTTTCGGACCCAGCATTTCTACTTCCCAGCCGGTCGGAAAATTCAGCGTCAATTCCTCGTCTCCATACCAAGCCCGGGAGTGCACAGTAGCAGTGTTGTTCATAATTGCCCTCCATTTGTGGATCACAGAATGCGTAAAACAGAAGATGTGTCCCGCCCAGTTGCAGGAACATCCGTGCTCTTACGTCAGTACCTGTATTCCTCCTAAAGGTAAAATAGCGACTCTGGCGTGTGTCGGAAGTTTCTCCACGAACGATTGAATCAGCCCTTCAAGATTTCGGAAAAGCAGTGATGCCGGATACTCTTTGTAGAAGTCGTCCGCCAAAAAATACTCAGACCAAACATGGAGTTGTCCACGCCGTCCGATCTACTGCGGAGGGGCTTCCGGTGGCATCTGTTCGGTTCGTTGTCGAAGATAGCGTGCGTAATCAATTCGGTCATACAACCCGTGGTAGCAACTGCTATCGCTCGCAGGATAGAGTGCTATCGTGTAAGCGTTTTCAAAATAGCTTAAAGCCGCTAATGCCTTATCAAGTTGAATCGCATCAGCATCAAGCGGATAGCAATTAATCACCACCAGATCGGTCTCTTTTCGGATCGTTTCCGGTATTACTGTGCCATAAGTATCCATCGCGAAATGTGCCCCTTTACGATGTGCCTTAATAAAATCACCGACAAACAACCCACAGATTTCACGGCGGCTATTAAGGACAACGTTGGCGATCATATCAAGACCGAGAACACCTGCTGCGAGTTCGGCAGTGTCACGACGGTCAGGTTCACTACTTTGTCCCTCAATCACAGCCGGTCCGCGTCCCGGTGGGAAAGTATGGAAATAGTACATTGTGGTAAAGCCAGCGATGCCGGGCACAATGAGTTTCGCTCCGCCACTGAAGCCAACGGAACTGTGCGGATAGAGCCACCGAGACAAATCTTAAAATCCGCGTCCGCGACGATACCGTTGAGATACACCGGTGTGCCATTCTCAAGGTTGCCAAACGCACGTAAGTCCCCACTCATAAAGTTATGATTGGTTACCTCGTACGCAGCAGCGATGTCTGCCCCAACTTTTTTCACAATATCTTCATCAGTGAGGGGTCGGTGGGCACCGATGCCAGCGACAAATCGGATCTCAGATTTCGGGATACCTGCCTCGGCCAACTCGCGCAGGATAAACGGAATAACTTGTGCAGCCGGTGTTGGACGACTCAGGTCATCCACAATAATAGCGGCACTTTTTTTACCTTTCGCTAACTCTGAGATTCGGGGTGTATCAATCGGCTCAGCGAACGCACGTTCAAGTTGGGAATCAGAAAGCGCAGGCGCATCTTTCGGACCCAATACCTCTACTTCCCAATCTGTAGGGAAATTCAGCGTCAATTCTTCATCGCCATACCAGGCACGGGTGCGCACTGTAGCAGCATTCTTCATGAATTTTTTTCCTCTTCCGGGTGATTAACTTGGCATCGGCGGGAGAGGGCCGCCGCGATAAAATCTCGGAAAAGCGGATGCGGTGCAAGCGGTTTCGATTGAAATTCGGGGTGAAATTGAGAACCTACCATCCACGGATGCTCGGTCACCTCAGCAATTTCGACAAGGCTCTCATCTGGAGACAGACCGCTAAAACAGAGCCCCGCCGATTCTAACTGGGATCGATATTGATTATTCAATTCATAACGATGACGGTGTCGTTCTACGATAATAGGTTGTTGATAGGCGGTATAACTTTTGGTATTCTCTTTGAGGACGCACGGATAATGTCCAAGTCGCATTGTGGCACCGAGGTCAGCGACCGCGCGCTGATCATGCATTAAATCTATAACTGGGTGCGGCGTTTCTTCATCTACTTCCGTGCTGTTTGCGTTTTTTAACTGCGCAGCGTGTCGAGCAAACTCGATCACCAGACACTGCATTCCAAGGCACAATCCCAAATACGGTATCTTATTTTCACGGGCGTATCGTGCGGCAACCAACATCCCTTCAATCCCGCGATAGCCAAATCCGCCCGGAACCAGTATCCCGTCGGCGTTCTGGAAAACACTATCAAGGTCCGGATGTTCTGTGAGCGATTCCGCTTCTATCCACTCAATTTCAACGGCGGTTTCGTTGGCAATCCCACTATGCTTGAGTGCCTCTTGGACGCTAATATACGCGTCACTGCCAGTTGTGTATTTGCCAACAATCGCGACTCGAGTTTTCTGCTTCGGATTTTTGAGTTTTTCGACCATCGCGCTCCATTCAGCATCCATCGGTGGGCGCGCTTCAAGTCCGAGTCTCTTTAAAACGAGATGCCCCATGCCCTGTCTCTCAAAATTGAGCGGGATTTCATCTACGCATTTTGTGTCTAACCCTTCAAAGATATATTGTTCATTAATGCCGCAGAGGAGCGCGATTTTCTGACGGAACGCATCATCCAGCGACTGGCTCGTGCGGCATAGCAACAGATCTGGTTGGACCCCCAACTCTTGGAGTTTTCGGATGCTATGCTGGGTCGGTTTGCTCTTGCTTTCGCCATTCGGTAAGGTGTAAATCAGGGAGACATGGAGGAACATTGTACTCTCGCGCCCGACTTCAACTGCCATCTGACGAATGGCTTCAACGAAAGGTGGCATCTCAAAGTCCCCAATCGTTCCGCCTATTTCTGTAATGACGATTTCGGCTTCGTTATCCTTCCCAATTTGATAAATACGACGTTTGATTTCGTCAGTAATATGTGGGATCAGTTGCACGGTTTGCCCGAGATAGTCCCCACGGCGTTCCTTCGCAATCACTTCACTATAGACAGATCCGGTAGTGAAGTTAGAATGCTTGTTCAAGTCGATGCCGAAAAACCGTTCATAGTTCCCTATATCCAGATCGGTTTCTGCGCCATCATGAGTGACGAACACCTCGCCATGTTGGAACGGATTCATCACACCTGCATCCACATTGAGATACGGATCAATCTTGACAACAATCACTTTAAACCCTCGGTTGATAAGCAACCTACCAAGGGACGCGGTCGTGATGCCTTTACCAATACCTGAGATAACTCCGCCCGTCACGAAAATGTATTTTGTCATGAAAATTGTCTTATGAAGCCTCCAAAATTTGTTTCACCCGCTCCAGGTCGGCGGGAACATCAACCCCAATAAGTGGCGTATCCGTTTCAACGACATGGATGGGGACACCGTGTTCTAAAAAGCGCAATTGCTCTAACCCTTCTGCAAGTTCGTAAGGGGTACTGCCCCACCTCGTGAACGCTAGAAGCTGCTCTCGGCGGTAAGCGTACAACCCGACATGCCGATACACTGGGAACTTATGTAACTCTGTTTCGCTGGCGTTTCCAGGCAAAGAAGCACGCGAGAAATACAACGCATCGCCCTGAAGATCTGTAACGACTTTAACGACGTTAACGTCCTGATAATCTGCAGCAGTTTCAACCCGCTGTTTTAACGTGCAAACTTGAACCTCTGGTCTGTCAATAAAGGGCTGCAGCATCATATCTATCTGCGCAGGTTCAAGCAACGGCTCGTCGCCCTGTATATTGGCAACAATATCACACGTTAAACGCTCCGCGACGACGGCGACACGTTCGGTACCTGTAGCACATTGACCCGTCATCTGAACATTCCCACCGAAACGTGTCACGGCATCATAAATCCGTTGGTCATCTGTAGCGACAATAACTGCATCTAATGTTTTTGCGCGGCACGCACTTTCGTAAACATGCTGCACCATCGGCTTCCCGAGCAGATCCGCCAACGGCTTGCCTTTAAAACGGCTTGAGGCATAGCGTGCTGGAATGATTCCTACACTTTGCAACCGTACACTCCCTCATAACTTCCTGTTTTTTTACATTTTATTTTTATTCATTTCCTAAATCAGTTTAACGCAAAGCGGAGTTAAAATCAAGATTTTTTTGGTTTTCGGTTGCAGACCCGAATCGAAAAGTGGTAAACTTTAACGTAAGTGAATTGTTTCGTAAAAAGGTGAAGGAATGGTTCATCTGCTTAAAGGAGGACTCAAAAGATGAAACGGAACCCAATATTTACAATACTGACTTATAAACTCACGCTTTGTTTGGCGTGTTTACTTCTAATAGGCACCCTCTGTGTACCTACGGCAGAAGTTTTCTCAGCCGATGTTTTAGACCCGGACTTGGTGCTTTACTTCGATTACGAAGATTTCGACGGTAACACCGTCGTTGAAAAATCTGGACGCGGTTACGACGGCGATATTAATGGAAAGGTCACACAATCCAATGATGGAAAATTCGGCAAAGCCGGCAATTTCGCAGCCGGTAGTTTTCTGGATTTAGATGGCCCCAATGTTAAGCCTGAAGACATCCCTACCGAAGGTATGAGTATCGTCGCGTGGATTAACGTTGAAGCCATATCGGATATGGCGATCTTCAATGCCCGTGCCGGTGATAATACATGGCTTGTCCATCCGGAGGCACGCGGTGATGGAAATTATCGTTGGCTCAATCGAAGTCCGGGCGGCGCGACTATCTTTGACATTCGCGCTGGAGATAACAAGGCAAATCAATGGCAGCATTACGCTGGCACGTTCAGCCGCGCGGATGGGGTAGCCGTCCTTTACATCAATGGAAAAAACGTCGGTGAAGAAAAAGCCCGCGTCGGCACGCCTATCGCACCAGATTGGGGACAGGGCGCACGGGTCGGCTTTAATATTGATAACAAACGTCCTTTTACCGGATTGATGGACGACCTCAACGTCTGGAAACGTGGATTGACAGAGGAAGAAGTCAATGGCATTATGAACGATGGTGTCGACGCGTTTCTCGCTGTAGAAGCACAGGGCAAACTCGCGACGACTTGGGGAAAACTTAAGGCATCAAAGTAAGCCAAAACCAGTGAAAGTGGCTACATAAAACGGGAAAAGAATGGTTCATCTACTTAGAGGAGGATCTCGAAAGATGAAACGGGACCTTATACTAACTCCTTATTTGATGTGTTTATTTCTGATAGGCACGCTCTGTGTACCTGCGGCAGAAGTTTTTTCAGCCGATGCTTTAGATCCGGATTTGGTGCTTTACTTCGACTATGAAGACTTCGACGGAGATACCGTCGTTGAGAAATCCGGAAATGGTTACGACGGCAAGATCGATGGAGATATCACACAATCCGATGACGGGAAATTCGGGAAAGCCGGCAATTTCGCATCCGGCAGCTTTCTCGATTTAGATGGATCCACTGTTGAGGCTGAGGACATTCCTACTGAAGGCATGAGTATTCTGGCATGGCTCAACGTTGAATCCATCACAGATATGGCGATTTTCAACGCCCGCGCAGCTGATAATACATGGCTTGTACACCCCGAAGCACGCGGCGATGGAAATTATCGTTGGCTCAATCGGAGTCCGGGAGGCACAACGATATTCGACATTCGCGGTGGCGAAAACAAAGCCAATGAATGGATACATTACGCAGGAACATTCAGCCGTGCTGAAGGATTAGCTGTGCTTTATATCAATGGCGAAAATGTCGGTGAAGAAAAAGCTCGCGTCGGCACACCTATCGCAGGAGACTGGGGGCAGGGCGCACGTGTCGGTCGTAACATTGATGACAACCGTCCTTTCACCGGATTGATGGATGACCTTAACATTTGGAAACGTGGGTTGACAGAGGAAGAGGTCCATGATATTATGAATAACGGTCTTGGAGCATCGCTCACAGCAGTAGAAGCACGCGGTAAACTCGCAACAGCTTGGGGTAAGCTTAAAGCAAACTAACGAAACCGATAAGGATTCAAACCATTTTTCAGTAGGCGCGCTTCCTCAGCGCGTCTACCTAATTTGCGCAAGTCTCGAAGAGCGAAGAATGCATGGAAAACCGACCGAATATACTCTGGATTTGTAGCGATCAGCAACGATACGATT
Encoded proteins:
- a CDS encoding LamG domain-containing protein; translated protein: MKRNPIFTILTYKLTLCLACLLLIGTLCVPTAEVFSADVLDPDLVLYFDYEDFDGNTVVEKSGRGYDGDINGKVTQSNDGKFGKAGNFAAGSFLDLDGPNVKPEDIPTEGMSIVAWINVEAISDMAIFNARAGDNTWLVHPEARGDGNYRWLNRSPGGATIFDIRAGDNKANQWQHYAGTFSRADGVAVLYINGKNVGEEKARVGTPIAPDWGQGARVGFNIDNKRPFTGLMDDLNVWKRGLTEEEVNGIMNDGVDAFLAVEAQGKLATTWGKLKASK
- the kdsB gene encoding 3-deoxy-manno-octulosonate cytidylyltransferase — encoded protein: MQSVGIIPARYASSRFKGKPLADLLGKPMVQHVYESACRAKTLDAVIVATDDQRIYDAVTRFGGNVQMTGQCATGTERVAVVAERLTCDIVANIQGDEPLLEPAQIDMMLQPFIDRPEVQVCTLKQRVETAADYQDVNVVKVVTDLQGDALYFSRASLPGNASETELHKFPVYRHVGLYAYRREQLLAFTRWGSTPYELAEGLEQLRFLEHGVPIHVVETDTPLIGVDVPADLERVKQILEAS
- a CDS encoding CTP synthase; translation: MTKYIFVTGGVISGIGKGITTASLGRLLINRGFKVIVVKIDPYLNVDAGVMNPFQHGEVFVTHDGAETDLDIGNYERFFGIDLNKHSNFTTGSVYSEVIAKERRGDYLGQTVQLIPHITDEIKRRIYQIGKDNEAEIVITEIGGTIGDFEMPPFVEAIRQMAVEVGRESTMFLHVSLIYTLPNGESKSKPTQHSIRKLQELGVQPDLLLCRTSQSLDDAFRQKIALLCGINEQYIFEGLDTKCVDEIPLNFERQGMGHLVLKRLGLEARPPMDAEWSAMVEKLKNPKQKTRVAIVGKYTTGSDAYISVQEALKHSGIANETAVEIEWIEAESLTEHPDLDSVFQNADGILVPGGFGYRGIEGMLVAARYARENKIPYLGLCLGMQCLVIEFARHAAQLKNANSTEVDEETPHPVIDLMHDQRAVADLGATMRLGHYPCVLKENTKSYTAYQQPIIVERHRHRYELNNQYRSQLESAGLCFSGLSPDESLVEIAEVTEHPWMVGSQFHPEFQSKPLAPHPLFRDFIAAALSRRCQVNHPEEEKNS
- a CDS encoding TRAP transporter large permease; protein product: MGLIIGIGLVGFALFGGALFVLLGGASIIGYATAGEPISTILIDFNRLTRNSTILIIPLFTFAGYIVAEGKAPQRLVAFARASVGWLPGGIAVVVLFTCAFFTTFTGASGITIIALGGLLYPILRQTYNEKFSLGLVTASGSIGLLFPPSVPLILYAIIAQVRIDRMFLAGILPGILILAILSFYSCGWSLFKRTETTPFDWRVFLRTLWDAKWEMLLPFIVLGGILSGIVTLDEAAALTAIYACIVEFGIHRSISLRVLPRIVKESTLLVGAILIILGVALGLTNYLITLDVPMTVLDWIQSTTESRVITLIGLNIFLLVVGCLMDIFSAVIIVVPLLLPIAEQFGIDKAHLGIIVLTNLEIGYLTPPVGMNLFISSMKFDRSVLLLYRSVLLFIALLLIALVLVTYVPELSLWLPRALGKTPQPLF
- a CDS encoding DUF2088 domain-containing protein, which produces MNNTATVHSRAWYGDEELTLNFPTGWEVEMLGPKDAPALSDVQIERAFAEPIGTPRISELAKGKKSAAIIVDDLSRPTPAASVIPFLLRELASAGVPKSEIRFVVGGGSHRPLTDEEVAKKIGADIASEYEATSHDFMSGDLRALGNLDNGMPIYLNRVVADSDFKICLGGIYPHGSVGFGGGAKLVVPGISGFATMFYFHTFSPGRGHAVIERKGSEPDHRDFSESVAGVLGLDVIANVVLNSRREICGLFVGDFVQAHRKGAYFALDTYGTVIPEASQKETDLVVLNCYPLDSDPIQTGKAMWALSHFEKAHRMALNPASDGICYHGLFEQIDYARFVQQKEERTQPELPAPQLGTQDQLHVWSEHFLVDDFYKKHPGALLFRDLEQLIALFAESLPAQAKVAVLPAAGIQVLANES
- a CDS encoding DUF2088 domain-containing protein — its product is MKNAATVRTRAWYGDEELTLNFPTDWEVEVLGPKDAPALSDSQLERAFAEPIDTPRISELAKGKKSAAIIVDDLSRPTPAAQVIPFILRELAEAGIPKSEIRFVAGIGAHRPLTDEDIVKKVGADIAAAYEVTNHNFMSGDLRAFGNLENGTPVYLNGIVADADFKICLGGSIRTVPLASVAERNSLCPASLALPQCTISILSHRDADRL
- a CDS encoding LamG domain-containing protein, which translates into the protein MKRDLILTPYLMCLFLIGTLCVPAAEVFSADALDPDLVLYFDYEDFDGDTVVEKSGNGYDGKIDGDITQSDDGKFGKAGNFASGSFLDLDGSTVEAEDIPTEGMSILAWLNVESITDMAIFNARAADNTWLVHPEARGDGNYRWLNRSPGGTTIFDIRGGENKANEWIHYAGTFSRAEGLAVLYINGENVGEEKARVGTPIAGDWGQGARVGRNIDDNRPFTGLMDDLNIWKRGLTEEEVHDIMNNGLGASLTAVEARGKLATAWGKLKAN
- a CDS encoding TRAP transporter small permease; this encodes MNHKLETFFQNINTTLGKIETGLLCLIIAMMLGLAILKIVMRYVFSASLLWSDIMLQHLTLWLCLLGAALATCERRHISIDVLSRILPENITRWSNLVVDCLALIVVGILAHYGFIFLHDEQLSDAVLIGSVPLWWAKAIIPYGFVLIGIHLFLQIGIHLMGGEQTPNIVAGESD